In a single window of the Flavobacterium sp. W4I14 genome:
- a CDS encoding homoserine kinase (product_source=KO:K00872; cath_funfam=3.30.230.10,3.30.70.890; cog=COG0083; ko=KO:K00872; pfam=PF00288,PF08544; superfamily=54211,55060; tigrfam=TIGR00191), giving the protein MKNSIKVFAPATVANVVCGFDVLGFAVNEPGDEVEMRFTDTPGVVIKRITGDDSRLPLDAAKNTVSASVQHYLKHINRLDVGVEIELHKKMPIGSGLGSSSASTVAGLFAINKLMGDLLSTKELVPFAMKGEELACGYGHADNVAPALLGGFVLVRSYEPLDVISLPTPAGMYAAIVYPEVDVPTKDARQMIRSKVALKDAVTQWGNVAGLVSGLFMNDFDLIGRSMKDVLVEPTRSILIPGFEEMRKLAMENGAIGFGISGSGPSVFALTQDEETARKITKSQQQHLHKININSKAFVSPVNAEGPRVL; this is encoded by the coding sequence ATGAAAAATAGTATAAAAGTTTTCGCTCCGGCAACCGTTGCAAACGTAGTTTGTGGTTTCGATGTACTGGGTTTCGCTGTAAACGAACCTGGTGATGAAGTTGAAATGCGATTTACCGATACACCTGGTGTGGTGATCAAAAGAATTACTGGTGATGATAGCCGTTTGCCTTTAGACGCAGCGAAAAATACCGTAAGTGCCAGTGTTCAACATTATTTAAAGCATATAAACCGTTTGGATGTTGGTGTAGAAATTGAACTGCACAAGAAAATGCCTATTGGTAGTGGATTGGGCTCAAGCTCAGCCAGTACGGTAGCTGGTTTGTTTGCCATTAACAAATTAATGGGCGATTTATTAAGCACCAAAGAGCTGGTTCCTTTTGCCATGAAAGGCGAAGAACTTGCCTGTGGCTATGGCCATGCCGATAACGTTGCCCCTGCATTGTTGGGTGGTTTTGTACTGGTGAGAAGTTACGAACCGCTTGATGTAATTTCTTTACCTACGCCTGCTGGCATGTATGCGGCAATTGTTTATCCAGAAGTGGATGTACCGACCAAAGATGCACGCCAAATGATCCGTAGTAAAGTAGCATTAAAAGATGCGGTTACCCAGTGGGGAAATGTTGCAGGTTTGGTGAGTGGATTGTTCATGAATGATTTTGATTTAATCGGAAGAAGCATGAAAGACGTTCTGGTAGAACCAACACGTTCGATCTTAATACCAGGCTTTGAAGAAATGAGAAAATTGGCGATGGAGAACGGCGCAATCGGCTTCGGAATTTCAGGTTCAGGTCCATCTGTTTTCGCATTAACTCAAGATGAAGAAACAGCCAGAAAAATAACAAAATCGCAACAGCAACATTTACATAAAATAAATATTAACAGCAAAGCTTTTGTATCTCCGGTTAATGCGGAAGGACCAAGAGTACTTTAA
- a CDS encoding hypothetical protein (product_source=Hypo-rule applied): MNPDESRDFFILCLFKLVRDLLFEVLKRECTEKYEIGILFYKYVIPAQAGILIPVTCIRIPNQSDRYWVGNDELSKVTYYPLSK, translated from the coding sequence ATGAATCCCGATGAAAGTCGGGATTTTTTTATTCTCTGTCTTTTCAAATTGGTCCGGGATTTACTGTTCGAAGTGCTTAAAAGGGAATGCACAGAGAAGTATGAAATAGGGATATTGTTTTATAAATACGTCATTCCCGCGCAGGCGGGAATCTTAATACCCGTTACTTGCATTAGGATTCCCAATCAATCCGATCGCTATTGGGTTGGGAATGACGAACTTTCGAAAGTTACTTATTACCCTTTAAGCAAGTAA
- a CDS encoding methylenetetrahydrofolate reductase (NADPH) (product_source=KO:K00297; cath_funfam=3.20.20.220; cog=COG0685; ko=KO:K00297; pfam=PF02219; superfamily=51730; tigrfam=TIGR00676) yields MKITDHIKNAKGKTLFSFELLPPIKGQSIQWIYDAIEPLLEFNPPFIDVTSLREDYIYKEQANGLLQKVSYRKRPGTIAICAAIIHKYKVDAVPHLICGGFTKEETENALIDLQFLGIDNVLALRGDARKADGNFVPTPGGHCYATDLIEHIKNHNEGKFLHEDVETFKSDFCIGVAGYPEKHFEAPNMSTDFKYLKKKVEAGAEFIVTQMFFDNQKYFDFVKKCRENDINIPIIPGLKPISTLSQLNVLPKIFHIDLPDELTDALSHAKNNNEAKEIGTEAMIKQCKELIDFGAPVLHFYTMGRPEQTKKIAKAIF; encoded by the coding sequence ATGAAGATCACAGACCATATAAAAAACGCAAAGGGTAAAACCTTATTCTCTTTTGAATTATTACCGCCTATTAAAGGGCAAAGCATACAATGGATTTATGATGCAATAGAACCATTGCTAGAGTTTAATCCTCCTTTTATTGATGTAACTTCGCTCCGCGAGGATTACATTTATAAAGAACAGGCAAATGGTTTGCTTCAAAAGGTATCTTATCGCAAGCGTCCGGGAACCATTGCCATTTGTGCGGCTATTATCCATAAATATAAGGTAGATGCCGTTCCGCATCTCATTTGCGGTGGATTTACCAAAGAAGAAACCGAAAATGCATTGATCGATTTACAGTTCTTGGGTATTGATAACGTTTTGGCTTTGCGTGGTGATGCCCGTAAGGCAGATGGGAATTTCGTGCCAACCCCTGGCGGGCACTGTTATGCTACAGATTTGATCGAGCACATCAAGAATCATAATGAAGGTAAATTTTTGCACGAAGATGTAGAAACCTTTAAAAGCGATTTTTGTATCGGCGTGGCGGGCTATCCTGAAAAACATTTCGAAGCGCCTAACATGAGTACCGACTTTAAATACCTGAAAAAGAAAGTTGAAGCAGGAGCAGAGTTTATTGTTACGCAGATGTTTTTCGATAATCAGAAGTATTTCGACTTTGTAAAGAAATGTAGAGAAAACGATATCAATATTCCAATTATACCGGGTTTGAAACCGATCAGTACCTTATCGCAGTTAAATGTACTGCCTAAGATTTTTCACATTGATTTGCCAGATGAATTAACGGATGCACTATCGCACGCTAAAAATAATAACGAGGCAAAAGAAATTGGCACCGAAGCCATGATTAAACAATGTAAAGAACTGATCGATTTTGGTGCCCCGGTATTACACTTTTACACCATGGGCCGCCCAGAGCAGACCAAAAAGATTGCAAAAGCTATATTTTAG
- a CDS encoding hypothetical protein (product_source=Hypo-rule applied), with protein sequence MKLDGLKYVLISCIAIAFFLKVSHAVSYLSYPTDNVEVLSTNDDATEKEEKKVETEYAVQQIVFHGALYFPLQTSKKVLIPDHSFQLAYFPEVLTPPPSV encoded by the coding sequence ATGAAATTAGATGGCCTTAAATATGTACTTATTTCCTGCATTGCGATAGCTTTTTTTTTGAAAGTGAGCCATGCGGTTTCGTATTTAAGTTACCCTACTGATAATGTTGAAGTTTTATCTACAAATGATGACGCAACAGAGAAAGAAGAAAAGAAAGTAGAAACCGAATATGCGGTGCAGCAGATCGTGTTTCATGGAGCGTTATATTTTCCACTTCAAACTTCAAAAAAGGTGCTCATTCCTGATCATTCTTTCCAACTGGCTTACTTCCCGGAGGTTTTAACACCGCCACCTTCCGTATAA
- a CDS encoding glutamate/tyrosine decarboxylase-like PLP-dependent enzyme (product_source=COG0076; cath_funfam=3.40.640.10,3.90.1150.10; cog=COG0076; pfam=PF00282; superfamily=53383) gives MNNLNTDQQNLDAILTEVKQQGIDYLNQIHERPTASSAEIEIIRDLSEQGFGTLEALKQFNQRFEPIMVASSGPRYWGFVTGGTTPAAIAGDWLSTIYDQNTQSAKGNGDVSAIIELETIQLLLSLLNLPKDFFGGFVTGATLSNFTCLAVARQWIGKQFGKDFAREGISGKVNVLSATPHSSAIKSLSMLGLGSGNFIQVNVMQGNREALDIADFELKIQALNGEPFILISSAGTVNTVDFDDFEAINVLKEKYNFWWHIDAAFGGFAACSPKYNHLVKGWGNADSITVDCHKWLNVPYESAVFLVKEKHQLLQVETFQNSNAAYLGNPMENFSYLNFLPENSRRLKALPAWFTLTSYGKQGYQEIVESNVEVALQFADFINENPNFELLAPVRLNTVCFSLLDESLVATFLNKLNAGGKVFMTPTFYNGKKGIRAAFVNWRTSAADVELATAAMLEILTEL, from the coding sequence ATGAATAATTTAAATACCGACCAACAAAACCTTGATGCCATACTAACAGAAGTTAAACAACAGGGAATAGATTATTTAAACCAAATTCATGAACGACCTACAGCCAGTTCTGCTGAAATAGAGATTATCCGGGATTTAAGTGAGCAGGGTTTTGGTACACTTGAAGCCTTAAAACAATTTAATCAACGTTTCGAACCCATTATGGTAGCCTCGTCTGGCCCAAGGTACTGGGGTTTTGTAACCGGTGGTACTACACCTGCCGCCATTGCTGGCGATTGGCTGTCGACTATCTACGATCAAAACACACAAAGCGCAAAAGGTAACGGCGACGTTTCGGCCATCATCGAACTGGAAACCATCCAGTTATTACTTTCATTGCTTAACCTGCCCAAAGATTTTTTCGGAGGGTTTGTAACTGGAGCAACCTTATCTAATTTTACATGTCTAGCTGTTGCCAGGCAATGGATTGGCAAACAATTTGGGAAAGATTTTGCCAGAGAAGGTATATCAGGTAAGGTAAATGTACTGTCGGCTACACCGCACTCTTCAGCCATAAAATCCTTATCAATGCTCGGCTTGGGAAGTGGCAATTTTATTCAGGTAAACGTAATGCAAGGTAATCGCGAAGCATTGGATATTGCCGATTTCGAACTGAAAATCCAAGCCTTAAATGGCGAACCTTTCATTTTAATCTCGAGTGCTGGAACAGTAAATACGGTTGATTTTGATGATTTTGAAGCCATTAATGTTTTAAAAGAAAAATATAATTTCTGGTGGCATATCGATGCAGCCTTTGGTGGTTTTGCCGCTTGTTCACCTAAATATAATCACTTAGTTAAGGGTTGGGGAAACGCCGATAGCATCACAGTTGACTGCCACAAATGGCTAAACGTACCTTACGAAAGCGCGGTTTTTTTGGTGAAAGAAAAACATCAATTGTTGCAGGTAGAAACTTTTCAAAATTCTAACGCGGCTTATTTGGGCAATCCGATGGAAAATTTCAGCTATTTAAATTTTCTGCCAGAAAACTCCCGTCGATTAAAGGCCTTACCTGCCTGGTTTACTTTAACAAGCTACGGAAAACAGGGTTACCAGGAAATTGTAGAAAGTAATGTTGAAGTGGCTTTACAGTTTGCAGATTTTATTAATGAAAATCCAAATTTTGAACTCTTGGCGCCTGTACGTTTAAATACTGTTTGTTTTTCGTTGCTAGATGAAAGTTTAGTTGCGACATTCCTGAATAAGTTAAATGCTGGCGGAAAAGTTTTTATGACCCCTACATTTTATAATGGGAAGAAAGGAATACGAGCTGCTTTTGTAAACTGGCGGACCTCAGCCGCTGATGTTGAGCTGGCTACGGCAGCTATGCTCGAAATTCTTACAGAACTTTAA
- a CDS encoding hypothetical protein (product_source=Hypo-rule applied; cleavage_site_network=SignalP-noTM; pfam=PF13884; superfamily=144284), which yields MKRAISFAVLLIAASLKISAQEVAQNNVKPVENALNQVTKLQPVSFNYDKAWAEKLKLSAKPQYGFVGADAKTAFPEIVSVQAKSYASGKNAFKNATITKVDYESLVPLLVASIKEQQQQIEALQRELKTLKSQKTK from the coding sequence ATGAAACGAGCAATTTCATTTGCAGTGCTGTTAATCGCTGCCTCTTTAAAAATCAGTGCACAAGAAGTTGCACAAAACAATGTTAAACCAGTAGAAAATGCCCTAAATCAGGTGACTAAGTTACAGCCTGTAAGTTTTAATTATGATAAAGCCTGGGCAGAAAAACTGAAGCTATCCGCTAAACCACAGTATGGTTTTGTGGGGGCTGATGCTAAAACCGCTTTTCCTGAAATTGTTTCTGTACAGGCAAAAAGTTATGCATCAGGCAAAAATGCTTTTAAAAATGCTACTATTACCAAAGTAGATTATGAAAGTTTAGTCCCGCTTTTGGTTGCCAGTATAAAGGAACAACAGCAACAGATTGAAGCACTGCAGCGCGAGCTGAAAACACTAAAATCGCAAAAAACTAAGTAA
- a CDS encoding aspartokinase/homoserine dehydrogenase 1 (product_source=KO:K12524; cath_funfam=3.30.360.10,3.30.70.260,3.40.1160.10,3.40.50.720; cog=COG0460,COG0527; ko=KO:K12524; pfam=PF00696,PF00742,PF03447,PF13840; superfamily=51735,53633,55021,55347; tigrfam=TIGR00657), translated as MKVLKFGGTSVGSAENIKTLLRLVGEEKQKNSPVVVLSAMSGVTNLLTDMAEMAERGEDYDAHLKEIEAKHFAVIRSLLPAAAQNPVFTRLKIFFNELEDLLQAVANLRELSLQTKDQILSYGERCSTFMISHIASQNFGDTLYVNGSDLIKTDSNFGQAKVDTELTEMLINNFYQENKGKVLFVTGFIASNAAGRITTLGRGGSDYTAAVWGAALNAEEIEIWTDVNGMMTADPRIVKKAFSLPELSYTEAMELSYFGAKVIYPPTMIPAFMKKIPIVIKNTFEPDFAGTYIKSDVKASSLPIKGISSIDHISIINLTGSGMVGKAGFSGRLFSLLSREQINVVLITQSSSEHSITFAVKPTDASQAIYLIKKEFELELDAKKLELPEVENNLSVLAIVGENMKRTPGMSGRLFSALGRNGINVRAIAQGSSEYNISVIISKDDLSKAVNAVHDAFFTDLKRTLNVFCLGTGNIGKTLFNQLKEQMPFLAANNDLQVKITGISNTRKMIFSADGLSLENWEAELNTNGEQADLAGFVAKMKALNLPNCVFVDNTAAESPIEFYQGIFESSISVVTCNKKGNSADYAQYRSFKDTARKFGVDFYYETNVGAGLPIIRTLRELMMSGDKVARIEAILSGTISYIFNNFKGDAGFYETVKEAQELGYTEPDPRDDLNGKDFMRKMLILARDAGYPLEASDVKIDNILPEACLNATSVEDFYSELQANAAYFENLKNTAANDGKVLRYIGKLENGNVEISLQMVDDSHPFYMLSGSDNIISFTTDRYKTRPLVVKGPGAGAEVTAAGVFADIINVGTLSR; from the coding sequence ATGAAAGTACTCAAATTCGGCGGCACATCCGTAGGTTCGGCCGAGAACATTAAAACCCTCTTACGCCTGGTTGGCGAAGAAAAACAGAAGAACAGCCCGGTAGTTGTATTATCGGCAATGAGTGGTGTAACCAATTTGCTTACCGATATGGCCGAAATGGCCGAGCGTGGAGAAGATTACGACGCTCATTTAAAAGAAATCGAAGCAAAACACTTTGCTGTAATCCGCTCACTTTTACCTGCAGCTGCACAAAACCCTGTGTTTACACGGTTAAAGATCTTTTTTAACGAGTTGGAAGATCTGTTACAGGCTGTGGCCAATCTGCGCGAACTGAGCTTGCAGACCAAAGATCAGATTTTGAGTTACGGCGAACGCTGCTCTACTTTTATGATCAGCCACATTGCTTCACAAAATTTTGGGGATACGCTTTATGTTAACGGTTCCGACCTGATTAAAACCGACAGCAACTTCGGTCAGGCGAAAGTAGATACCGAATTGACTGAAATGCTGATCAACAATTTTTACCAGGAAAATAAAGGCAAAGTACTTTTTGTTACTGGTTTTATAGCGAGCAATGCCGCAGGCAGGATAACAACTTTAGGCCGTGGCGGCTCTGATTATACCGCAGCGGTATGGGGCGCGGCCTTAAATGCCGAAGAAATAGAGATATGGACGGATGTAAACGGCATGATGACAGCTGATCCACGCATTGTGAAAAAGGCTTTCTCGTTACCAGAGTTAAGCTATACCGAGGCTATGGAGCTAAGTTATTTCGGAGCAAAAGTGATCTATCCCCCAACAATGATCCCTGCTTTTATGAAAAAGATTCCGATTGTGATCAAAAACACTTTCGAACCTGATTTCGCAGGAACTTATATCAAAAGCGATGTTAAAGCATCGAGCTTACCCATAAAAGGAATTTCCTCTATCGATCACATCAGCATTATTAACCTAACGGGCAGTGGTATGGTGGGTAAGGCGGGTTTTAGCGGAAGATTATTCTCACTGCTTTCGCGCGAACAGATCAATGTAGTATTGATTACCCAGTCTTCATCAGAACATAGCATTACTTTCGCTGTTAAACCAACAGATGCTTCGCAGGCGATTTATTTAATCAAAAAAGAGTTCGAACTGGAGTTAGATGCTAAAAAACTAGAACTACCAGAAGTTGAAAATAACCTTTCAGTTTTGGCCATTGTTGGCGAAAACATGAAACGTACACCAGGTATGAGCGGACGTTTGTTCAGCGCTTTAGGCCGCAACGGTATCAATGTAAGGGCTATTGCTCAGGGATCTTCAGAATATAACATTTCGGTAATCATCAGCAAAGACGATTTATCAAAAGCGGTTAATGCGGTACACGATGCTTTCTTTACCGACCTGAAAAGAACACTAAATGTTTTCTGCCTGGGCACCGGAAACATTGGCAAAACCTTATTTAACCAACTGAAAGAACAGATGCCTTTCTTAGCGGCCAATAACGACCTACAGGTTAAGATAACGGGCATCAGCAATACACGGAAAATGATTTTCAGCGCTGATGGCCTTTCCTTAGAAAATTGGGAAGCAGAATTGAATACAAACGGTGAGCAGGCAGATTTAGCGGGTTTTGTTGCCAAAATGAAAGCCCTAAATTTACCAAACTGTGTTTTTGTAGATAACACCGCTGCAGAATCGCCAATAGAATTTTATCAGGGCATATTCGAAAGCAGCATTTCGGTAGTAACCTGCAATAAAAAAGGAAACTCGGCAGATTATGCCCAGTATAGATCATTTAAAGATACTGCCCGTAAATTTGGTGTGGATTTTTATTACGAAACCAATGTTGGTGCGGGCCTGCCAATCATCCGTACACTTCGCGAACTGATGATGAGCGGCGATAAGGTAGCGCGGATTGAAGCGATTTTATCAGGGACCATTTCTTACATCTTCAATAATTTTAAAGGTGACGCCGGTTTTTATGAAACAGTAAAGGAAGCGCAGGAACTGGGTTATACCGAGCCAGATCCTCGCGACGACTTAAATGGAAAAGATTTTATGCGTAAAATGCTGATCCTTGCCCGTGATGCCGGTTATCCATTGGAAGCCAGCGATGTAAAAATCGACAACATTTTACCGGAAGCCTGCTTAAATGCTACATCGGTTGAAGATTTCTATTCTGAATTGCAGGCTAATGCAGCTTACTTCGAAAATTTAAAGAATACCGCAGCCAACGATGGAAAAGTTTTGCGTTACATCGGTAAGCTTGAAAATGGAAATGTAGAAATCAGTCTGCAAATGGTTGATGACAGTCATCCTTTTTATATGCTCTCGGGAAGTGACAATATTATTTCTTTTACTACAGATCGTTACAAAACCCGTCCGTTGGTGGTAAAAGGCCCAGGCGCTGGTGCAGAAGTTACCGCTGCCGGAGTTTTTGCGGATATCATTAACGTAGGTACTTTGAGCCGATAG
- a CDS encoding threonine synthase (product_source=KO:K01733; cath_funfam=3.40.50.1100,3.90.1380.10; cog=COG0498; ko=KO:K01733; pfam=PF00291,PF14821; superfamily=53686; tigrfam=TIGR00260) produces MKLYSTNNKDLRVSFKEAVFNSMPQDKGLYMPVEIPQLDHEFIQNIEKYSLPEIAYKVASTLLKDEIPADDLKALIDDAINFEAPAVELDDKTFVLELFHGPSLAFKDFGARFMSRVMAYFLKDGEQLLDVLVATSGDTGGAVALGFLGVPNTRVTILYPEGKVSPIQELQLTTNGENIRAVEVKGTFDDCQALVKQAFADDELNAKFRLTSANSINISRLIPQTFYYFNTYAQLKKQGLSDVVFSVPSGNFGNIGAGLLAYKLGLPVKQFIAATNVNDTVPRFLESGVYETKPSTQTYSNAMDVGAPSNWVRIMDLFSQDVEAIKKVVTSYRFTDDETLEGIKEIDSKLNYVACPHTAIAYLAIEKYRNENPRDESAAVFLSTAHACKFPDIFPADIATKIEIPEQVKALESKPKHADQLGVDFEEFKSYLLKG; encoded by the coding sequence ATGAAACTATACTCAACCAACAATAAAGATTTACGTGTTTCTTTCAAAGAAGCCGTTTTTAACAGCATGCCGCAGGATAAAGGCTTATATATGCCTGTAGAAATTCCGCAGCTTGACCACGAATTCATCCAGAATATAGAAAAATATTCTCTGCCTGAAATTGCTTACAAGGTAGCTTCAACCTTATTAAAAGATGAGATCCCTGCAGATGATTTAAAGGCTTTAATTGATGATGCTATTAATTTTGAAGCTCCTGCCGTTGAATTAGATGATAAAACCTTTGTGCTCGAATTGTTCCATGGCCCATCTTTGGCCTTTAAAGATTTTGGCGCCCGTTTTATGAGCCGTGTGATGGCTTATTTCTTAAAAGACGGCGAACAACTTTTAGATGTTCTGGTTGCTACTTCTGGCGATACCGGAGGTGCAGTGGCTTTGGGTTTCTTGGGTGTACCGAATACGAGGGTAACTATTCTTTACCCGGAAGGGAAAGTGAGCCCGATACAAGAACTGCAGTTAACCACCAATGGCGAAAATATAAGAGCCGTTGAAGTTAAAGGTACTTTTGACGACTGCCAGGCTTTGGTGAAACAGGCTTTTGCAGATGATGAACTGAATGCAAAATTCAGATTAACTTCAGCCAATTCGATTAACATTTCGCGATTAATTCCGCAAACGTTTTATTATTTCAATACTTACGCCCAGCTGAAAAAGCAAGGTTTGAGCGATGTTGTATTTTCGGTTCCCAGCGGAAATTTCGGGAATATCGGTGCCGGCTTACTGGCCTATAAATTAGGATTACCTGTTAAACAGTTTATCGCGGCTACCAATGTGAACGATACCGTTCCACGCTTTTTAGAAAGTGGTGTATATGAAACGAAACCATCTACACAAACCTACTCGAACGCCATGGATGTAGGGGCACCAAGCAATTGGGTGCGCATTATGGATCTGTTTAGTCAGGATGTAGAAGCCATCAAAAAAGTGGTTACTTCTTATCGTTTTACTGATGATGAAACACTGGAAGGGATCAAAGAAATTGATAGCAAGTTAAATTATGTGGCTTGTCCGCATACTGCGATTGCCTATTTAGCAATTGAAAAATACAGGAATGAAAATCCTAGGGACGAAAGTGCCGCAGTTTTCTTATCTACAGCACATGCCTGTAAATTTCCTGATATTTTCCCTGCAGATATTGCGACTAAAATCGAGATCCCTGAACAGGTAAAAGCTTTAGAAAGTAAACCAAAACATGCTGATCAGTTAGGTGTGGATTTTGAAGAATTTAAAAGTTACTTGCTTAAAGGGTAA